One window of the Tetragenococcus koreensis genome contains the following:
- a CDS encoding glucose-6-phosphate isomerase yields MGHISFDYSKVTPFVSEHELDYMQNQVTAADTALRNGTGAGNDFLGWIDLPENYDKEEFSRIKKAAQKIQSDSDVLVVIGIGGSYLGARAAIEFLQNSFYNTLPKEQRKTPQVVFAGNSISSTYLADLIEMIGDRDFSVNVISKSGTTTEPAIAFRVFKELLINKYGEEEANKRIYATTDRQKGAVKEEVDAQGWESFVIPDDVGGRFTVLTPVGLLPIAVSGADIDALMQGAADARKEYADPDLKKNEAYQYAALRNILHRKDKAIEILVNYEPGMQYFSEWWKQLYGESEGKDQKGIYPSSANFSTDLHSVGQTIQDGTRNVFETVVKVEKPRKSVTIPTQDSDLDGLGYLQGKEIDFVNTKAFEGTLLAHTDGNVPNLLVKIPAMDEYTLGYVMYFFEIAVGISGYLNGVNPFDQPGVEAYKKNMFALLGKPGFEDLAKELNDRL; encoded by the coding sequence ATGGGACATATTTCATTTGATTATTCAAAAGTAACACCTTTTGTTAGCGAACATGAACTTGACTATATGCAAAATCAAGTTACCGCAGCAGATACAGCATTAAGAAACGGAACAGGCGCAGGTAATGATTTTTTAGGGTGGATTGATTTGCCAGAAAACTATGATAAAGAAGAGTTTTCTCGGATCAAAAAAGCCGCTCAAAAAATTCAATCAGATTCTGACGTTTTAGTTGTCATTGGTATTGGCGGTTCTTATTTAGGCGCACGTGCAGCCATCGAATTTTTACAAAATTCATTTTATAATACGTTACCAAAAGAACAAAGAAAAACACCGCAAGTCGTTTTTGCTGGTAACTCTATCTCTTCAACTTATTTAGCAGATTTGATTGAAATGATTGGTGACCGTGATTTTTCAGTAAACGTTATCTCAAAATCAGGGACAACTACGGAACCAGCGATTGCTTTTCGTGTATTTAAAGAATTATTGATTAATAAATACGGCGAAGAAGAAGCCAACAAACGAATTTATGCTACGACTGACCGTCAAAAAGGTGCAGTAAAAGAAGAAGTTGATGCTCAAGGCTGGGAAAGTTTTGTGATTCCAGATGATGTTGGTGGCCGTTTTACAGTATTAACACCAGTTGGTTTACTACCTATCGCTGTTAGCGGGGCAGATATAGATGCCTTAATGCAAGGCGCTGCTGATGCTCGTAAAGAATACGCAGACCCTGATTTGAAGAAAAATGAAGCTTATCAATATGCTGCTTTGCGTAACATTTTGCACCGTAAAGATAAAGCTATCGAAATTTTGGTTAATTATGAACCAGGAATGCAATATTTCTCTGAATGGTGGAAACAACTATATGGCGAATCTGAAGGAAAAGACCAAAAAGGAATCTACCCATCAAGCGCCAATTTCTCAACAGACCTTCATTCAGTTGGACAAACCATTCAAGATGGAACTCGCAATGTGTTTGAAACAGTTGTGAAAGTAGAAAAACCACGAAAAAGTGTAACTATTCCAACGCAAGATTCCGATCTAGATGGTCTAGGTTATTTGCAAGGAAAAGAAATCGACTTTGTTAATACTAAAGCATTTGAAGGAACTCTATTAGCACATACCGATGGAAACGTTCCTAACTTGCTAGTAAAAATTCCAGCTATGGATGAATATACGTTAGGTTATGTTATGTATTTCTTTGAAATTGCTGTAGGAATTTCGGGTTACTTGAATGGTGTTAACCCATTCGACCAACCAGGTGTTGAAGCTTATAAGAAAAATATGTTTGCTTTATTAGGTAAACCAGGCTTTGAAGACTTGGCTAAAGAATTGAACGATCGTTTATAA
- a CDS encoding TVP38/TMEM64 family protein, protein MSITTSKRLINLISLCGFFGLISLSIYFYRLGIFADIQALQEFVGQAALLGPMLFILIQILQVVVPILPGGISLAAGVLLFGPFRGFIYNYLGICIGSVILFWLGRQYGKPLVLRLINEKTYNKYIHWLDNQKRFDRLFALAIFLPIAPDDALCLMASLTGISFKKFTWIILLAKPASVFLYSLALLYGSEYLVQFLL, encoded by the coding sequence TTGAGTATTACAACATCAAAAAGATTAATCAATTTGATTTCTTTATGTGGCTTTTTTGGTTTGATTTCTTTATCTATTTATTTTTACCGTCTGGGGATTTTTGCTGACATACAAGCGCTCCAAGAATTTGTCGGACAAGCAGCTCTTTTAGGACCGATGTTGTTTATTTTGATTCAAATTCTGCAAGTTGTTGTTCCGATACTTCCAGGCGGTATTTCATTAGCTGCGGGAGTCTTGCTCTTTGGCCCATTCAGAGGTTTTATTTACAATTACTTAGGAATTTGTATTGGCTCTGTAATACTCTTTTGGTTAGGCCGTCAATATGGAAAACCGCTTGTTTTACGGTTAATAAATGAAAAGACTTACAACAAATATATTCATTGGCTAGATAACCAAAAACGTTTCGATCGTCTTTTTGCTTTAGCTATATTTTTACCTATTGCTCCTGACGACGCTTTATGTTTAATGGCAAGTTTAACTGGAATTTCTTTTAAAAAATTTACTTGGATTATTTTATTAGCTAAACCTGCTTCTGTCTTTTTATATAGTTTAGCTTTACTATATGGCAGTGAGTATTTAGTCCAATTTTTGTTATGA
- a CDS encoding threonine/serine exporter family protein, producing the protein MTFILQFSLSFLSSAAFGIIANIPRRALWTSGFTGAIGWIIYFYLRQSFNSIALSNFAAAFIIGCLSIFFSKKQKMPMIIFYIPSLVPLVPGGPSYEAVRAFVLGDSNVGSEKLMFVVTTAISIVGGLLMTSLVEQIINKRIRARKN; encoded by the coding sequence ATGACATTTATTCTACAGTTTTCTCTTAGTTTTCTTAGCAGTGCAGCTTTTGGCATCATAGCAAATATCCCCCGACGTGCACTTTGGACCAGTGGTTTTACTGGAGCTATCGGCTGGATTATTTATTTTTATTTAAGACAATCTTTCAACAGTATCGCTCTTTCTAATTTTGCTGCGGCCTTTATTATCGGTTGTCTAAGTATCTTTTTTTCCAAAAAGCAAAAAATGCCAATGATTATTTTTTATATTCCTAGTTTAGTTCCCTTAGTACCTGGTGGTCCTTCTTATGAAGCTGTGCGCGCCTTTGTTTTAGGAGATTCTAACGTTGGTTCCGAAAAGCTAATGTTTGTAGTAACCACGGCAATAAGTATCGTTGGCGGCTTATTAATGACTAGTTTAGTTGAACAAATAATTAATAAGCGAATTCGTGCAAGAAAAAATTAA
- a CDS encoding threonine/serine exporter family protein has protein sequence MEKADGLLIDTCLLAGRIMMESGSEVYRVEDTMNRIAVNANEPNSNSYVTATGIFMGLKSSHYTQIENVGERMINLEKVEAVNQLSREFAEKKVALTTLYKELKRIDKDTPEFPMMVQLFSAAFLSAFLMLLFGGSWMNFIPTFLIGGIGFLVKSSVKRNFELRFFDTFLTSFVIGTLAFFFTKTSLAVSFDFMCIGAVMPLVPGVAITTSLRDILAGHLVSGLVRGTEAIIVATSIALGIACVLFIFGGLLP, from the coding sequence ATGGAAAAAGCAGATGGCTTGCTAATAGACACATGTTTATTAGCTGGTAGAATTATGATGGAAAGTGGTTCTGAAGTGTATCGTGTAGAAGATACGATGAACCGTATTGCTGTAAATGCCAACGAACCAAATAGTAACAGCTATGTAACTGCTACAGGCATTTTTATGGGATTAAAAAGTAGTCATTATACCCAAATTGAAAATGTGGGGGAACGAATGATTAACTTAGAAAAAGTTGAAGCTGTTAATCAATTATCTAGAGAGTTTGCTGAAAAAAAAGTAGCCTTAACGACTCTTTACAAAGAATTGAAAAGAATAGATAAAGACACCCCTGAATTTCCGATGATGGTTCAACTTTTCAGTGCTGCATTTTTAAGCGCGTTTTTAATGCTTTTATTTGGCGGCAGCTGGATGAACTTTATTCCTACTTTTCTCATTGGGGGAATTGGCTTTCTCGTAAAAAGTAGTGTAAAACGAAATTTTGAATTACGTTTTTTCGATACTTTCTTGACCTCATTTGTCATTGGTACCTTGGCTTTCTTTTTTACTAAAACCAGCCTTGCAGTTAGTTTCGACTTCATGTGTATCGGCGCCGTTATGCCTTTAGTGCCTGGTGTAGCAATTACAACTTCTTTACGTGACATTTTAGCTGGACACTTAGTCAGCGGGCTCGTTCGTGGGACAGAAGCGATTATCGTAGCTACCTCGATTGCCCTTGGAATTGCATGTGTTCTTTTTATTTTTGGAGGTTTATTACCATGA
- a CDS encoding TetR/AcrR family transcriptional regulator: protein MRHKVYTREHILKAAYELIEKDGFSNFTARNVAAQMGVSTQPIYLEFENMEDLKQSLIKTIFDDLTTKVFSVEHTGDKLIDISINYIDFAQNNPRLFMAMYLDEKGGGRTMYDLSYQFFKETILQQEEYKDLTEGYIEALFHGTWIPITGLATLMISKVIIPTRQQIIAIIEQSVNAVLESNYEDNSLNEEKK from the coding sequence ATGCGACATAAGGTATACACAAGAGAACATATTTTAAAAGCTGCTTATGAATTGATCGAAAAAGATGGTTTTAGTAATTTTACGGCGCGAAACGTTGCGGCTCAAATGGGAGTGTCTACTCAGCCAATCTATTTAGAATTTGAGAATATGGAAGATTTGAAACAGTCTTTGATTAAAACGATATTTGATGATTTGACCACAAAAGTATTCAGCGTTGAACACACAGGGGACAAATTGATCGATATCAGTATTAATTATATTGACTTTGCACAAAATAATCCGCGTTTATTTATGGCAATGTACCTCGATGAAAAGGGTGGAGGTAGAACGATGTATGATCTTTCCTACCAATTTTTTAAAGAAACAATTTTGCAGCAAGAGGAATACAAAGATCTAACGGAAGGATATATCGAAGCTCTTTTTCATGGAACTTGGATCCCTATTACTGGATTGGCGACATTAATGATATCAAAAGTGATTATCCCAACACGTCAACAAATAATTGCGATTATTGAGCAAAGTGTAAATGCCGTTTTAGAAAGTAATTATGAAGATAACAGCTTAAATGAAGAAAAGAAGTAA
- a CDS encoding transposase: MIHLKNIKNQLPNEMNAIFSELNVLKFLRQTSICKQKGYSPAIIFTFLFSLVFKGKTLNQVLSGREADQYMKKDTVYRLMNDPHNNWRSFLLRFSASVIEKIHRLTDPSTHLRTLVLDDSTFYRNRSQKVPGLARLWDHALQKGYKGYRMLTLGFSDGYSFIPIDFGLLSGKNQVNQKQAESDQRTSGAKRFKEAQRSMPDVAIEMVQRALDQGVYASHVLMDKWFTSPKMIDRLHDLGIHTLGMAKNGKTQYFYQRRLYKLSELYQKSIKEYCQEAIISSIIVQPSSGKNPVKIVFVKNRNNQSAWLALMTDDLTLSSQEIVKTYSVRWDIETFFKVSKSLLHLSQETQTRNYQALICHTTIVFTRYILLSWQQRCANDERTLGGLFYELADQIKELDWSVALLELMDILQAVSEKASHKLQDFIESQLQLWIDTLPNYIKAYLPNLVCET, encoded by the coding sequence ATGATACACTTAAAAAACATCAAAAATCAATTACCAAATGAAATGAACGCAATTTTTTCTGAACTGAACGTCCTGAAATTTTTACGACAAACCTCTATTTGTAAGCAAAAAGGCTATTCTCCCGCCATTATTTTTACTTTTCTTTTCAGTTTAGTGTTTAAGGGCAAGACCTTGAACCAAGTCCTCAGCGGACGTGAAGCAGATCAATATATGAAGAAAGATACCGTTTACCGTTTGATGAACGATCCGCACAATAATTGGCGTAGCTTTCTGCTTCGTTTTAGTGCTTCTGTGATCGAAAAGATCCATCGATTAACAGATCCAAGTACCCATCTACGTACGCTTGTTTTGGATGACTCAACGTTCTATCGAAATCGAAGTCAGAAAGTGCCTGGTTTGGCGCGCCTTTGGGATCATGCTTTACAAAAAGGTTATAAAGGCTATCGCATGCTAACTTTAGGCTTTTCTGATGGGTACTCTTTTATTCCTATTGATTTTGGATTGCTTTCAGGCAAAAACCAAGTCAATCAAAAACAAGCGGAAAGTGATCAAAGAACGAGTGGGGCAAAACGCTTCAAAGAAGCCCAACGATCTATGCCTGATGTGGCCATTGAGATGGTGCAAAGAGCCCTTGATCAAGGCGTTTACGCCAGTCATGTGTTAATGGATAAATGGTTTACCTCTCCTAAAATGATCGATCGTTTGCATGATTTAGGCATCCATACCCTAGGTATGGCAAAAAATGGCAAAACCCAATATTTTTATCAAAGACGTTTATATAAATTAAGCGAACTCTACCAAAAGTCAATAAAGGAATACTGTCAAGAAGCCATCATTTCCTCTATTATTGTTCAGCCAAGCAGCGGGAAGAACCCCGTCAAAATCGTTTTTGTCAAAAATCGGAATAACCAAAGTGCTTGGTTAGCCCTTATGACAGATGACCTGACTTTGTCATCCCAAGAAATCGTGAAGACGTACTCGGTTCGCTGGGACATAGAAACGTTCTTTAAAGTTTCCAAATCTCTCCTTCATTTGTCACAAGAAACCCAAACGCGCAATTATCAAGCCTTGATTTGTCATACCACCATTGTGTTCACGCGCTACATCTTATTAAGTTGGCAACAACGCTGTGCCAATGACGAGCGGACCTTAGGCGGCTTATTTTATGAACTTGCTGACCAAATAAAAGAACTTGACTGGTCGGTGGCTTTATTAGAACTAATGGACATTTTGCAAGCAGTCAGTGAAAAAGCGAGTCATAAACTACAAGACTTCATTGAAAGTCAACTACAGCTCTGGATCGATACGCTGCCCAATTATATCAAGGCTTATCTACCGAATTTGGTGTGCGAAACTTGA
- a CDS encoding Cof-type HAD-IIB family hydrolase, with product MPKKLIALDLDGTTLNNTSTITPKTAQIIQKARDKGHIVSIATGRPYRMSAHYYQQLNLDSPIVNFNGALVHKPQQKWAYEKEYSIQREIAFEILAQKEKLHLDFVAAENRETFFIDNLQNFQKDFFATDTATDANLFSQLKTNPTSVMLKTKNEFSSFVVETLTRQFSDEIEVRTWGGPSAILEVVPKGVQKAMAVSVVAESMQINQKDIIAFGDEHNDVELLDYAGWGVAMKNATDQVKSVANDITAKTNDEDGMVEYLEELLAI from the coding sequence ATGCCAAAAAAACTAATCGCTCTTGATTTGGATGGCACAACGTTGAATAATACTTCGACGATTACGCCGAAAACAGCGCAAATTATACAAAAAGCTAGAGATAAAGGACATATCGTCAGTATTGCCACAGGACGCCCTTACCGTATGAGTGCACATTATTATCAACAGCTAAATTTAGACTCTCCGATTGTCAATTTTAATGGCGCTTTAGTTCATAAACCACAGCAAAAATGGGCTTATGAAAAAGAGTATTCTATTCAACGAGAAATCGCTTTTGAAATACTTGCGCAAAAAGAAAAACTACATTTAGACTTTGTTGCTGCTGAAAACCGAGAAACATTTTTCATTGATAACCTACAAAACTTTCAAAAGGATTTTTTTGCCACAGATACTGCAACAGATGCCAATTTATTTTCCCAGTTAAAAACCAATCCTACTTCAGTGATGCTTAAAACGAAAAATGAATTTTCCAGTTTTGTAGTAGAAACATTAACAAGACAATTTTCAGATGAGATTGAAGTACGTACTTGGGGCGGACCCAGCGCTATCTTAGAAGTGGTACCAAAAGGCGTACAAAAAGCAATGGCAGTGTCAGTAGTGGCTGAATCGATGCAAATTAACCAAAAAGATATTATCGCATTTGGCGACGAACATAATGACGTCGAACTCCTTGATTATGCTGGCTGGGGCGTCGCGATGAAAAACGCTACGGATCAAGTTAAAAGCGTTGCAAATGATATTACAGCTAAAACCAATGATGAAGATGGTATGGTTGAGTATTTAGAGGAACTGCTAGCTATTTAA
- a CDS encoding NCS2 family permease, protein MEKFFKLKENGTNISTEIMAGVTTFFAMSYILFVNPTILSAAGMPFQAVFLATIIAAVIGTLVMGLFANVPYAQAPGMGLNAFFTYTVVFGLGYTWQQALAMVFICGLINIIITITKIRKLIIRAIPESMQHAIGGGIGIFVAYVGLKNANLLTFSADSDSIIGATVEGGEVISADINGGIVPALVNFDNPAVILALIGLVLTTILVVANIRGAVLIGIVGTTIIGILMGVVDLSTLDWDTNTLGQSINELGTTFGAAFGQEGMQSLFSDSARIPQVIMTIIAFSLSDTFDTIGTFIGTGRRTGIFSKKDEVALEDSKGMNTKMDRALFADAVATSIGAVFGTSNTTTFVESAAGIGAGGRTGLTSVTVAVMFGLSSLFSPLISIVPAQATAPALVLVGIMMLSSFKDINWSTLEEAVPAFFASIFMGLCYSISYGIAAGFIFYSIVKIVKGKAQEVSSILWVIDLLFILNFVILALL, encoded by the coding sequence ATGGAAAAGTTTTTTAAATTAAAAGAGAATGGTACAAATATTTCAACAGAAATTATGGCCGGGGTGACCACATTTTTTGCAATGAGCTATATTTTATTTGTGAATCCGACGATATTGTCAGCTGCTGGCATGCCATTTCAAGCAGTGTTTTTAGCAACAATTATTGCTGCTGTAATTGGGACGCTTGTAATGGGGTTATTTGCTAATGTTCCTTATGCGCAAGCTCCGGGTATGGGGTTGAATGCCTTTTTTACTTATACGGTTGTTTTTGGCTTAGGTTATACATGGCAACAAGCACTAGCAATGGTATTTATTTGTGGTTTGATTAACATTATCATTACTATCACAAAAATTCGTAAATTAATTATTCGAGCAATTCCGGAAAGCATGCAACATGCCATAGGCGGAGGTATCGGTATTTTTGTGGCTTATGTCGGGTTAAAAAATGCGAATTTACTAACGTTTTCGGCTGATTCTGATTCGATTATTGGTGCAACAGTAGAAGGCGGAGAAGTTATTAGTGCTGATATTAATGGTGGAATTGTTCCTGCTTTAGTTAATTTTGATAATCCTGCAGTGATTTTAGCTCTAATTGGTTTAGTTTTAACGACAATTTTAGTGGTAGCCAATATCCGTGGAGCTGTGTTAATTGGTATTGTAGGGACGACCATCATTGGTATCTTAATGGGTGTGGTGGATTTAAGTACTTTAGATTGGGATACCAATACATTGGGCCAGTCGATTAATGAACTAGGTACGACTTTTGGAGCCGCTTTTGGTCAAGAGGGGATGCAGTCACTATTCAGTGATTCGGCCAGGATTCCGCAAGTGATAATGACCATTATTGCTTTTAGCTTATCAGATACTTTTGATACAATCGGTACATTTATTGGAACAGGTCGTCGGACTGGTATTTTTTCCAAAAAAGATGAAGTAGCGCTAGAAGATAGTAAAGGAATGAATACAAAAATGGACCGCGCTTTATTCGCTGATGCGGTCGCCACATCTATTGGAGCTGTTTTTGGTACTTCCAATACGACGACTTTCGTTGAATCTGCAGCAGGAATTGGCGCTGGCGGAAGAACAGGTTTGACTTCTGTAACTGTGGCTGTCATGTTTGGTTTGAGCAGTTTGTTCTCTCCTTTAATTTCAATTGTTCCTGCACAAGCAACAGCTCCAGCGTTAGTTTTAGTCGGTATTATGATGCTTTCTTCCTTTAAAGATATTAATTGGTCAACTTTGGAAGAAGCAGTACCTGCTTTTTTTGCTTCAATTTTTATGGGACTATGCTATAGTATTTCATACGGTATCGCAGCTGGATTTATTTTTTACTCCATTGTAAAAATTGTTAAAGGGAAAGCACAAGAAGTTTCATCGATCTTATGGGTAATTGATTTATTATTTATTTTGAATTTTGTTATTTTAGCACTGCTTTAA
- a CDS encoding YjzD family protein, which yields MRYLITIIWSLILGQVVGFLGSALTSTDYDFTLTLICSLIVAVIVMAVGTIAYPNKKQTH from the coding sequence ATGCGCTACCTTATTACAATCATTTGGTCCTTAATTTTAGGGCAAGTTGTAGGTTTTCTAGGCAGTGCCTTGACCAGTACAGATTACGATTTTACCTTGACATTAATTTGTTCCTTAATTGTCGCTGTAATCGTTATGGCTGTAGGCACAATCGCTTATCCTAATAAAAAACAAACCCATTAA